The following is a genomic window from Nicotiana tabacum cultivar K326 chromosome 3, ASM71507v2, whole genome shotgun sequence.
tttcataattttattatttttaaaaatagtacataaaaaaataaaatgatagtgaaaatattatcattagatataatgtgttccaacaaataaaaaattaatttttagattAGTATCTAAATTGAGTGCAGTTATTGAAAGCATAAGATAATTTTTAAAATGCAGTCCAATTAAAAATTagaagaatataattttttagaagataaaaaaattattcttaaaatatataaagaaaaatattaagaATAAATTAGAAAtagtgtgagaatatttatgctaAGAAttagtttataaaataaaataaagtgaaataaaatacttaaaaatactattgataaatttaaataactCAAGAATTCAAGcaatgtttttaaaataaaatagatacttattttaagattaaaaaaattctagatttatctatattatattaaaggataGTAATggataattatattaaataaagtgGCAACTTAATTAAAAGCCATATGAAACTGTGATAATACCATATATCTGATAACATAAtagcaaaagtaaaaaaaataattaaaaatttaatattagaaatgaaaggaaaatacTATTTTACTTAATTTTAGAAACTTCTTAACATTATGATGAGAATGCTCAAACTATGGATAGGACCACCAAAAATTAAAGTCTTGCTAGATATAgaattaaattttataaaatataaaataaatatctaatataagtaattttttaacgaaaataaaaaataaaatttttatcttgaaactaaaaggaaagaaaatttattgcatgtaatacaaaaaataaatataaaaaaactcAATAGATTTGGAATATAATAATCAAAGAACTTgtatattaatattttagactaattaaagttataatttaaagtaaaatatgatattattttgattacaggtaaaatattaatataaaaattaattaaaaatttcttAGTAGGGAATAGActgtataaagaaaaaaatagagatagtgtgaggatatttatactttaaattattttaaaataaaacaaagtaaataattgaataatattcaaaaataatactgataaatttaaatagtaaaatattttcgagtaagaggataaaagcgtaaaatatattaaattttaagaataaaaaaaataatatttatctataattattAAAAGAATAATAAGTAAGATAGTAAGTCAATTAATAACCCGAAAAAAATCATAtgaaagtataataatattaaataataaataatataataattataagcaaagaacaaaaaaaatgtgTAAATTTTAAAAGAATAAGACTTACTGGAGCttgagataaaaaataaaatgatactaagaattttattaaaataatatgatctaatATGTTCAAATGAGACAAATCACCACATgacatatttagtattttttttaaatattgatAACGAAACAAAATTCAAGTACTAAAATTAACCGGTTGGATTATATAAATATAGGAAAAGAAAACAAGTTATCAACTAAGAGATTTGCAAAATGGTTTCATGTCTtacttcttaattaatatctaatgattaTCTATAAATTTTATCTGGAaggtttatattttaaagttatttatacataattcaaataatccaaatcacaatccgataTGGACTGTGTCCGCGCAttgcgcgggtactaatactaataGGGAATAAAAGAATCTAAGTTAGTTATACATAGGGATTGGTAATTGTACACATGGCTAGAGTagatttatttctgcattttctcTTTACATCAATTTTACATGTATAAATAAGTTGTACACAGTGAATGAAATATACAGAGAAAATTTCTGCATCATCTATCTCTGATTCTTTCATTGTATTAGAGCAATTCTCTGCTCGATCCTTGAATTTCATTATCTaatctttctcttttctcttactCAGTTTAATCTACAATCATGACTGGAACATATTTCGCACCTACTCTTTCTCTTTCTGGTTCAACCAGTCAAGTTGTGAATCATGATGTCAACCATTCTTACTTTCTTCACTCTTCAGATGCACTTGGGATGACTCTTGTCACCTCACCTTTTGATGAAAGAGGATTTTCAAGCTGGAGAAGATCCATTCTGATTGCACTGTCAGCTAAAAACAAATTGGGGTTCATCAATGGGGTTTGTGATGGGCCTACTTTGGGTTCAAAGGATCATGCACAATGGAGTAGGTGCAATGATATGGTCACCTCGTGGCTGCTCAACTCTCTAACTAAGGAAATAGGAGACAATGTCATTTATTCCAAGTCTGCAAAAGAGCTTTGGAATAGTCTTGAGCATATGTTTGGACAGTCCAATAGAACCAAACTCTATCATCTGCAAAAAGAAATAGCCAAAACAGTTCAGTAAATAGCAGTATTGCAAGGTATTTTACAACTTTGAATAGGCTGTGGGATGAATTAGATTCATTGAACTCACATCTGGGATGCACCTGTACTTGTATGTGTGAAGGGAAAAAGAAGGTGGCCAAGTTTCTAGAGGATCAGAGAGTCATTCAATTCCTTATGGGATTGAATAATGTGTATGCACATGCAAGAGGAAACATCCTCCTGATGATCCCACTTCCAATCATGGATCATGCCTACTCTTTCCTTCTGCATGATGAAAGTCAAAGGGAAATATATGTTAGCCCACAGTATCCATCAGATGGGACATTTTTCATGGTAGGAACTCCAGGGAAGTTCAATCATAGAAAAAACAATCACAAGACCTGGGGAACTCCTCAGAAACAGGGAAACAATAAGAATATACAACAGAAATTTAAGAAGAAGACAAAGTACAATCCCAATGTGAGTCGTACTCACCGTATGAGAACATGGCATATTAGGGCAGATTGCTACAAACTAATAGGCTTTCCTAATGATTTTCAATTTACAAGATTAACAAATTATCAACCTCCAATAAAAGAGAATGCAGTGATGGAAGGACAGGAAAATAAAGAGAAAACCAATGCTTGCATTGAAGGAAACATGAGCAATCATAACCAATTTTTCAGTAAGGAGCAGGTGTCTGAATTGGTGAACATCATCAAGAAAGTACAGATTGGAAATACCGGAACACAACATCAGAAATCAATACAAATATTGTGGTTGGTACCATTCTCAAATACACAGGAACTTGTCTTGCTGTTTTTAACACTAACGCATAGATTATTGACTCAGGGGCTTGTTTTGATGCTAGTTCCTTCATAAATTTTACCTCTCTGCCTGTACCTTTGAATATTAGTTTACCTAATTCATTTCAGTTATGTGTTACATACATAGGTAGTGTGTCTATTCAACCTGATATGGTTCTTCATAGAGTGCTTCATGTCCCTTCTTTCAAGTATAACTTATTATATGTTCATAAGTTATGTGTTCAATTCAGTTGCACTTTAAACCTAACCTCTAGTGGTTGTCTATTGCATGTCCGTTTAATGAGGATGGGACAATTTTTTGGTGAAGTTAGAGATGGATTGTACTTGTTCCAGCCACCTAGAATAGAGTCTGTTTCTTCATTTACACAAAATGTAGTTTCTATTCCAAAAGGGAGAAATTCAGTGTTGTTTCTACTTTTGTTTCTTTTCCAGTACCTATAGTTGCTAATGCTACATCTAATGTAAGCCAATGGCATATCAGGCTAGGGCATTACCTTTTTTTCAGTAATGAAAAATCTAAGTTTCATTGACTTTCCTTCCAGTTTTGACTATGTGTGTAATATTTGTCCTCAAGCTAGGCAGACCAGACTACCTTTTCCTTTAAGTCAAATTAAGAGTTCTTCTATCTTTGATTTAATTCACGTTGATACTTGGAAGATATTCAAGACTGTCATCTACAATGGATACAAATATTTCTTAACTATTGTAGATGACTATAGTAGAGCAACTTGGACTTTTCTTTTGAGTACTAAAAGCAATGCCTTTTCAGTCTTGAAATCATTTCTATGTATGGTAGACAGAAATTTAACTTGAAAGTGAAGAAAATCATATCTGATAATGCCATAGAACTAGGAACAAGATCACAAGAGGCAAGTTTTCTTGACTCTCAAGGGATAATACATGAGACATCTTGTGTTGCAACCCCTCAACAGAATGGAGCAATTGAGAGAAAGCATAGACATCTTTTTGAAGTGGCAAAAGCATTATTCTTTCACTCTAAAGTGCCTCTTCCATACTAGGGAGAATATGTGTTGACAACAACCTATTTAACTAACAGAATACCTTTTAAGGTTTTGAAGGGTCTAACAGCATATGAGGTTCTTCTTGGTAAACAACCCAACTATGATTCACTCAAGATTTTTGGATACCTGTGGTATGCATCAACTTTGTCTCACAACAAGGGTAAGTTTGAGCCTAGAGCAAAGGGTTGTGTTTCTAGGATATGCCTAGAATCAGAAAGGATACAAAGTTTGTTTCTAGAGATGTCAGGTTTCATGAACATCACTTCCATTTTGCTCACACACCTTTGACACATGATTTTCCTTTATTCCCATAAACTACAATTCAATCAGGCACTTTTCCTCATGCCCCAACAGAATCTTCTTCTAGCCCTATCTCACCATCATTCTTTCCCACATTATCTACAACTCAGCTTTCCTCTTCATCACCCAGCAACACATCTAAGTGTCCTACTTCCCATACTCCAACCAATATCACTCTTACACCCTCTAAATCCACTCATGTTTCATATCCTTCTTACTCATTTACCAGGATATTTTCTCCCTCATCAATCACTACCAGAACACCTATTCCAGTTCATCCTCCCCCAGTGAGAAAGTTTGACAGGGTATCTCAGAAACCACCTTACTTAGATGACTACATCTGCAACAACATTTTCCTATCTAACCTCAGTTCCTGTCTATCTAAGCCTCTCAATCCTACTGCCTCCTCCTTTGGAGCACTTTCTATGAATAATCAACACCTTCTCACTTCTATTTCTTCTATTTCTGAACCTACCAACTATCTACAGGCTTCTACACATCATGGGTGAAAGAAGACCATAGATTCTGAAATTTCAACACTTGAACTAAACCACACTTGGGATGTTGTACCCCTACCACAAGGAAAGAGAGTTTTACCCTGTAAGTAGGTGTATAAGGTCAAACACAATTCATATGGTATAATTGAAAGGCTAAAGTCTAAATTGGTGGTGAGGGGGGATATACAAAGGGAATGGATAGATTATTTAGAAACCTTTTCACCTGTGATGAAAATGACAACCATCAGGTTTCTCTTGGCTGTAGCTGTTAAAAAGGACTAGAGAGTATCTCAATTGGATGTCAATAATGCCTTATTGCATGGGGATTTGCAAGAACAAGTCTATATGAAATTCCTTGCAGGTCTATCTCCTTCTAAACCTAACCATGTTTGTCTCTTAAGGAAGTCACTCTATGGTCTAAAGCAAGCATCAAGGCAATGGTGATAATCggcttaaagtatgtatattttgatatatatcgccTTGCATTTTGCTCATGTTTCGAtgatttgagatgtttaatatgatGATTTGTGCTCATTTGTAGTATTTCTATGTGTAGAAATCATTCAGatgcaatttgggataaaatggCACAAATTGCAGCGAAATCGGGACAAAAAGGCAAAAAGTTAAATTTGAGGGCCACagccagcgtggggcgctggctgtGGCGCATTTTACAGAAGACTCAATTTTTTAGCGCtagggccagcgccccacgctgcctggACGCTCAAGGCGTGATATTGCCCTATTCTGACTAGGACTCGGGTATTTTGACCCCTAGACGCCCCCAACCCATATAAAAGCCAACCAAAACCTACTTTGAAGGGGAAAACGTGACTTTGAGAggagaaaataaaaagagccaAACACTCGGGAGCAcggatttgatcaattcttccatccctTTTCTAGTactcattgattttatgtttgaaaacattattttgatgattgtatgaacatgagtggctaagaaccctattgttctagagtcatgggtgaaacatgaatgttgatgtttgaagtttaatttgacgaagttaattttatcatattgggttgtttatttaattttatttttaattattttgccgagtagctaacagtgaaatactatctacgaatctagagttgaactcgaaagtgggaattctagattgcatatagaattaaatagagcaagttatTGAACCGGGGCATCGGGGAacagattcgcaattaggatagacatatacctaattgccttgcttggttgaaatacaggaattgtaaatacattcttgttaatcttaattctaTAGACATATAGACATTatgttaacttgaataggcgagtaagaactcgacagattcttacgggtaatatcaaccctgtcaatcaacaatccagataaatcaattagtcattttaagccaagaaTGCAACACgattgttagctaacccgtgACCCTAGAATATTTTCTCCTACCGATTTTTATTCAAAATTGCTATTTGTTTTGGTTGATTTCTAGTTAATTCATTGCTTGATAattttaattagtaaattagtcaTTTCTATATTTTGTGAGAAATAtcttgaatcgataagttaaTTGATTTTGAatcagtcaaaagttaatcataagtcttcgtgggaatgatactctactcactactctattacttgacgaccgcgtacaTTTGCGTGAGTGtgacgacccgatcggtcgtcttaagaatttacactctgatcccctattaactgttttccccgagtttatttctgctattttgatttgccgggatattCGGTTTTAAGTTTctgagagttttgggacacttagtccctaaatgagagcttaagtattggaagGTTGGTCGTAGTTgaaacagtgtgaagatggccacggaatggaaatccgatggttccgttagttcCGCTGGgtaattttggggttaggagtgtgttcggattgtattttggaggtccgtagctaatttaggcttgaaatgccgaaggttgaatttttgaagtttctggttcgatggCGAGATTTTGATtagagggtcgaaatggaattccaagagttgtagttgttccattgtgtcatttgggatgtgtgtgcaaaactttaggtcattcggacgtggtttgattgggtttttgataaaaaacggaattcagaagattttagaaacttaggtttgaatccgatgtgttttggttgatttgatattgtttgaagtgttttgaagattggtacaagtttgaataaggtattaggtaatgtttgtgcttttggttgaggtcccgggggcctcggggttatttcagatggttaacggagagtTTGAAATTTTTGAGGAAGCTTCAAATTTTCTacttctggtgtttccgcacctgtggattggggGCTGCAGGTGCGATACCGCAGATGTGGGGGAAAGGA
Proteins encoded in this region:
- the LOC142177017 gene encoding uncharacterized protein LOC142177017 — encoded protein: MTGTYFAPTLSLSGSTSQVVNHDVNHSYFLHSSDALGMTLVTSPFDERGFSSWRRSILIALSAKNKLGFINGVCDGPTLGSKDHAQWSRCNDMVTSWLLNSLTKEIGDNVIYSKSAKELWNSLEHMLWDELDSLNSHLGCTCTCMCEGKKKVAKFLEDQRVIQFLMGLNNVYAHARGNILLMIPLPIMDHAYSFLLHDESQREIYVSPQYPSDGTFFMVGTPGKFNHRKNNHKTWGTPQKQGNNKNIQQKFKKKTKYNPNVSRTHRMRTWHIRADCYKLIGFPNDFQFTRLTNYQPPIKENAVMEGQENKEKTNACIEGNMSNHNQFFSKEQVSELVNIIKKIIDSGACFDASSFINFTSLPVPLNISLPNSFQLCVTYIGSVSIQPDMVLHRVLHVPSFNLEIISMYGRQKFNLKVKKIISDNAIELGTRSQEASFLDSQGIIHETSCVATPQQNGAIERKHRHLFEVAKALFFHSKVLKGLTAYEVLLGKQPNYDSLKIFGYLWYASTLSHNKGKFEPRAKGCVSRICLESERIQSLFLEMSGTFPHAPTESSSSPISPSFFPTLSTTQLSSSSPSNTSKCPTSHTPTNITLTPSKSTHVSYPSYSFTRIFSPSSITTRTPIPVHPPPVRKFDRVSQKPPYLDDYICNNIFLSNLSSCLSKPLNPTASSFGALSMNNQHLLTSISSISEPTNYLQASTHHG